One segment of Desulfosudis oleivorans Hxd3 DNA contains the following:
- a CDS encoding 4Fe-4S double cluster binding domain-containing protein, with product MIETALENGATLAGIASMEALKISASHTIYTKMGDYAGVGTVKEDALPDNQLFTWPDSVKSVLVVGLSHPEDKPELDWWDGRGTPGNRMLIDIIQRTSQQIENRLKVKTRKLHYYVEKGGIFLKDAAVLAGFGCIGKNNMLITPSDGPRIRLRALFLDAEIHPTGPIAFDPCAGCKVYCRSVCPENAMGEKAAVFESLEFSDPLPGRDGTYNRDLCNVRMEKDVAESAENDYGKQPAIKYCRKCEFVCPAGKKPGSQ from the coding sequence ATGATTGAAACCGCCCTGGAAAACGGGGCAACGCTTGCCGGCATAGCAAGCATGGAAGCGCTTAAAATATCGGCGTCGCATACGATATATACTAAAATGGGAGATTATGCGGGAGTCGGTACGGTTAAAGAGGACGCGCTTCCGGATAACCAATTGTTCACCTGGCCGGATTCTGTAAAATCTGTACTCGTTGTCGGCCTTTCACATCCGGAAGACAAGCCGGAGCTTGATTGGTGGGATGGAAGGGGTACACCGGGAAACCGGATGCTGATTGATATCATACAACGGACAAGCCAGCAGATTGAAAACAGGCTGAAAGTAAAAACCCGTAAGCTTCATTATTATGTTGAAAAAGGGGGAATTTTTCTCAAAGATGCGGCGGTGCTTGCCGGGTTTGGATGTATCGGAAAGAATAATATGCTTATAACGCCTTCAGATGGTCCCAGAATCCGACTCAGGGCGTTATTCCTGGATGCTGAAATACACCCCACCGGCCCCATCGCCTTTGATCCCTGTGCCGGCTGCAAAGTTTATTGCAGAAGCGTTTGCCCTGAAAATGCCATGGGTGAGAAAGCTGCCGTTTTCGAGTCACTTGAATTTTCTGATCCTTTACCGGGAAGAGATGGTACTTACAATAGAGATCTGTGTAATGTGAGAATGGAAAAGGATGTTGCCGAAAGCGCTGAAAACGACTACGGCAAACAGCCTGCGATAAAATATTGTAGAAAGTGTGAGTTTGTATGCCCGGCAGGGAAAAAACCGGGAAGTCAATAA
- a CDS encoding YqaA family protein, whose protein sequence is MEYFSELGYMGLFIAAFLAATVLPLSSEIVLSALLLTGLSPPALVITATTGNVLGSLTNYALGYWVSLVVIKKWLRMSEDDFVRAEQRFIKYGMFSLCFAWVPIIGDPLTVMAGVLRVRLRWFLILVAAGKFFRYVVISYMVLNVY, encoded by the coding sequence ATGGAATACTTCTCAGAACTGGGATATATGGGTCTTTTCATCGCTGCATTCCTGGCAGCGACAGTTCTGCCATTAAGCTCAGAAATTGTTTTAAGCGCTTTACTGCTGACCGGTTTATCTCCCCCTGCACTCGTAATCACCGCCACAACAGGGAACGTGCTGGGTTCCCTTACGAACTATGCGCTGGGGTATTGGGTCAGCCTGGTTGTGATAAAAAAATGGTTGCGGATGTCAGAAGATGATTTCGTGCGGGCAGAGCAACGCTTTATCAAATACGGCATGTTTTCCTTATGTTTTGCCTGGGTTCCCATCATTGGTGATCCATTAACCGTTATGGCGGGGGTTTTACGGGTTCGCCTGCGATGGTTTCTTATTTTGGTTGCCGCGGGTAAGTTTTTTCGGTATGTCGTAATCAGCTATATGGTACTGAACGTCTATTGA
- a CDS encoding sulfite exporter TauE/SafE family protein — protein sequence MTAYLGMAGMALFGVLVGIGASFSGLGGGFLMIPFLLFAGYAAQKAVGTSFVAIMVISISALFAHNKLANVDYRAGILLGIGGVLGAQIGARLVEHVSTDMFRKIFAVILVGLAVYMFFKK from the coding sequence ATGACTGCTTATCTCGGCATGGCCGGCATGGCCCTGTTCGGCGTTCTGGTGGGCATCGGCGCCTCTTTTTCCGGCCTGGGCGGCGGGTTTCTGATGATACCGTTCCTGCTGTTTGCGGGCTACGCGGCCCAGAAGGCGGTGGGCACTTCGTTTGTGGCCATCATGGTGATCTCCATCTCCGCCCTCTTTGCCCACAACAAGCTTGCCAACGTGGACTACCGGGCCGGCATTCTGCTGGGCATCGGCGGCGTTCTCGGCGCCCAGATAGGGGCCCGGCTGGTGGAACATGTCTCCACTGATATGTTTCGAAAAATCTTTGCCGTGATTCTTGTGGGGCTGGCCGTCTACATGTTTTTTAAAAAATAG
- a CDS encoding ISNCY-like element ISDol1 family transposase produces MRKKWQKQMTFMPQEIDHPQARELEAISQLLDSKSTIYEIVLQDLPSQATSGSPGGAQGMTAEQVIRAAIVKVLFGFTYEELAFHLVDSMSIRRFCRIGITDEGFKKSTLHKNIKALSAETWQLINKEVLAHAEEAGIEKGRQVRIDCTVVESNIHKPSDSVLLWDAVRAITRLLERAQQETGKQRLLFHDHRRIAKKRMLAIQYTRDAKARKPLYKDLVKKTRQCVSYARSAVKALEQSVAHPSRTALAIELQSFVRLTDQVIRQTELRVFQDQQVPSSEKIVSLFEPHTDIIVKDRRDTYYGHKVCLTGGKSNLILDCLIVEGNPADTTLTETMLDRQHQIYNRYPLKAALDGGFASKDNLAKAKEKKIKDVCFAKKRGLSELDMCRSHYVYKQLRRFRAGIEAGISWLKRTFGFNRCMWKGLPSFKSYVWATIVSANLLTVARKQLA; encoded by the coding sequence ATGCGCAAAAAATGGCAAAAACAAATGACCTTCATGCCTCAAGAAATTGATCATCCGCAAGCCAGAGAACTCGAAGCCATCAGTCAGTTGCTTGACAGCAAATCTACCATTTACGAAATCGTCTTGCAAGACCTTCCCAGTCAAGCGACATCCGGCTCGCCAGGTGGCGCCCAGGGCATGACTGCCGAGCAGGTGATACGAGCCGCCATTGTAAAGGTCCTGTTCGGCTTTACATACGAAGAACTGGCCTTTCATTTGGTCGATTCCATGAGCATCCGGCGCTTCTGTCGAATCGGCATTACCGACGAAGGGTTTAAAAAATCCACGCTTCATAAAAACATCAAAGCCCTGTCCGCCGAGACCTGGCAGTTGATCAACAAGGAGGTGCTGGCGCATGCCGAAGAAGCCGGGATTGAAAAAGGCCGTCAGGTGCGTATTGATTGCACGGTTGTTGAAAGCAATATCCATAAGCCGAGTGATTCTGTCCTTCTGTGGGACGCCGTCCGGGCTATTACCCGGTTATTGGAACGCGCCCAACAAGAGACCGGGAAGCAAAGGCTTTTGTTCCATGACCACCGGCGGATCGCAAAAAAACGAATGCTGGCGATTCAATACACCCGTGACGCAAAAGCCCGAAAGCCCCTTTACAAAGACCTTGTCAAAAAAACCCGCCAGTGCGTCTCCTATGCCAGGTCAGCCGTAAAAGCGCTGGAGCAATCCGTGGCCCATCCTTCCAGAACGGCATTGGCCATTGAACTGCAGAGCTTTGTGCGCCTGACCGATCAGGTGATCCGTCAGACCGAGCTGCGCGTCTTCCAGGACCAGCAGGTTCCGTCGTCAGAAAAAATCGTCTCTTTGTTTGAACCGCATACGGACATCATTGTCAAAGACCGCCGGGACACCTATTACGGACATAAAGTCTGTCTGACCGGCGGCAAATCAAATCTGATCCTTGATTGCCTTATTGTTGAAGGCAACCCGGCCGATACCACACTGACAGAGACCATGCTGGATCGCCAGCATCAGATTTATAATCGTTACCCGCTGAAAGCCGCCCTTGATGGCGGATTTGCCTCCAAAGACAACCTGGCCAAAGCCAAAGAGAAAAAGATCAAAGACGTATGCTTTGCCAAAAAACGCGGGTTGTCTGAATTGGATATGTGTCGCAGCCATTATGTTTATAAACAGTTACGCCGCTTCCGTGCGGGCATCGAGGCCGGGATATCCTGGCTCAAACGGACCTTCGGCTTCAACCGCTGCATGTGGAAAGGCCTGCCGTCCTTTAAAAGCTATGTCTGGGCAACGATCGTGTCGGCAAATTTGCTGACCGTTGCCAGAAAACAACTGGCATAA
- a CDS encoding GGDEF domain-containing protein — MTGKDYNLTDSFFIRTLLRIGSPSLLAPDERRKRVSAVFVVLVSILITSTFSVYHLFSGHYQVVAMDSLGFVVALYGLRYLRRHENGDSIYLGIGFGVFVLCSTTTIIGRTEISYFFWSFMLPPVLFSILGDRRGMIASLFFFCLSLILMTLPETVLPSPPYSTHIVARYSVIYVVLTLSVYYYETSHQMLIRYIQREKDRFESASKRDPLTGLANRRDISERMENERERQARSGRPFALILGDIDNFKQLNDTHGHDCGDDVLKRVAGLMKNQVRGIDCPSRWGGEEFLILLVESDREGAYTVAGRIREKIQNTDFTFKKEKMAVTMTFGLSVFNGGDDTVEKCIKRADQALYDGKHQGKNRVVVAD, encoded by the coding sequence ATGACGGGAAAAGACTACAACCTCACCGACTCGTTTTTCATCCGTACCCTTCTGCGAATCGGCAGCCCGTCGCTGCTGGCGCCGGACGAGCGACGCAAGCGGGTGTCAGCCGTTTTTGTGGTGCTGGTGAGTATCCTGATCACCTCCACCTTCTCCGTTTACCATCTTTTCTCCGGCCACTACCAGGTGGTAGCCATGGACAGCCTGGGTTTTGTCGTGGCCCTGTACGGACTGCGGTATCTTCGACGACACGAAAACGGCGATTCCATCTACCTGGGGATCGGCTTCGGCGTTTTCGTGCTGTGCAGCACCACGACCATTATCGGCCGAACCGAAATATCCTATTTCTTCTGGTCCTTCATGCTGCCGCCCGTTCTCTTTTCCATTCTGGGAGACCGGAGGGGGATGATTGCGAGCCTCTTTTTTTTCTGCCTGAGCCTGATCCTGATGACCCTGCCCGAAACCGTTCTTCCTTCACCGCCCTACTCCACCCATATCGTGGCCCGCTACAGCGTCATCTACGTGGTCCTCACCCTCTCCGTTTACTATTACGAAACCTCCCATCAAATGCTGATCCGGTATATTCAGCGGGAAAAGGACCGGTTTGAAAGCGCGTCCAAGCGCGATCCCCTCACCGGCCTGGCCAACCGCAGGGACATCTCCGAACGGATGGAAAACGAGCGAGAGCGGCAGGCCCGGTCCGGCAGACCCTTTGCCCTGATTCTCGGCGACATCGACAACTTCAAACAGTTAAACGACACCCATGGCCATGACTGCGGCGATGATGTGCTCAAACGGGTGGCAGGACTGATGAAAAACCAGGTCCGTGGCATAGACTGTCCCTCCCGGTGGGGCGGTGAGGAGTTTCTCATCCTGCTGGTGGAGAGCGACCGGGAAGGAGCTTACACGGTTGCCGGGCGCATTCGCGAAAAGATCCAAAACACGGATTTCACCTTCAAAAAAGAGAAGATGGCCGTTACCATGACCTTTGGCCTGAGCGTGTTCAACGGCGGGGACGATACGGTTGAAAAATGCATCAAGCGGGCCGACCAGGCCCTTTATGACGGCAAGCACCAGGGGAAGAACAGGGTAGTAGTTGCCGACTGA
- a CDS encoding type II toxin-antitoxin system RelE/ParE family toxin, which yields MIISFKCEYTEALSQGYRVKRFANIAKVARRKIRQLEIANQLDDLKAPPGNRLEALKGDRAGQYSIRINDKFRICFNWTNAGAENVEIVDYH from the coding sequence ATGATTATATCATTCAAATGCGAATATACTGAGGCGCTATCACAAGGCTACCGAGTCAAAAGGTTCGCAAACATCGCTAAAGTTGCCCGACGCAAAATTCGCCAGCTCGAAATCGCGAATCAACTCGATGATTTGAAGGCACCACCCGGAAATCGTCTCGAAGCACTAAAGGGTGATCGTGCCGGTCAATACAGCATCCGCATAAACGATAAGTTTCGAATATGCTTTAATTGGACAAATGCGGGGGCAGAAAATGTGGAAATCGTAGATTACCACTAA
- a CDS encoding AAA family ATPase, whose protein sequence is MNHHITRVTLHHETYPSDCHYPFSLPIFRQTRQIRFESPVTFFVGENGTGKSTLLEALALAGGIHIWRNCEGARYQVNPYETQLHRYISLEWANGKVPGSYFGSEIFNDFRRTVDNWAAADPGQLKYFGGKSLITQSHGQSMMAYFDACYKRKGVHFLDEPETALSPKSQLALLNILRKNGKAGHAQFIIATHSPILLACENASIYSFDRSPVSIIAYRETEHYKIYKNFLLER, encoded by the coding sequence ATGAACCATCACATCACCCGTGTTACACTGCACCATGAAACGTACCCGTCTGATTGTCACTACCCCTTCTCACTGCCGATCTTCCGGCAGACCCGGCAAATCCGGTTCGAATCCCCGGTAACGTTTTTCGTGGGCGAGAACGGCACGGGAAAGTCCACCCTGCTGGAGGCACTGGCCCTTGCGGGGGGCATTCATATCTGGCGCAACTGTGAAGGCGCGCGCTACCAAGTCAACCCCTATGAAACGCAATTACACAGATATATCTCCCTGGAGTGGGCAAATGGAAAAGTGCCGGGATCGTATTTCGGTTCAGAAATTTTTAACGACTTTAGAAGAACCGTAGACAACTGGGCGGCCGCAGACCCCGGGCAACTGAAATATTTTGGCGGCAAATCGTTGATTACACAATCCCACGGCCAGTCCATGATGGCCTATTTTGACGCCTGCTATAAAAGAAAGGGCGTCCACTTTCTGGATGAACCGGAAACCGCCCTGTCGCCTAAAAGTCAGCTCGCACTGCTGAACATTCTTCGCAAAAACGGCAAAGCGGGCCATGCCCAGTTTATCATAGCCACACACTCCCCGATTCTGCTGGCCTGTGAAAATGCGTCGATCTACAGTTTTGACCGCAGCCCGGTAAGCATCATCGCATACCGGGAAACCGAGCATTACAAAATATACAAAAATTTTCTTCTCGAGCGATAA
- a CDS encoding HigA family addiction module antitoxin: MKKLDPITPGELLLEEFLKPMGLSQYRLAKEIDVPPQRISEIVSNKRSVSADTDLRLCRFFGLSNGYWLRAQVAYDTEVAERTLGPLLNKIKPWAESVAQQRH, from the coding sequence ATGAAAAAACTCGATCCCATCACACCGGGCGAACTTTTATTGGAAGAATTTCTTAAACCTATGGGGCTTAGCCAGTATCGCCTGGCCAAAGAAATTGATGTTCCCCCCCAACGTATAAGTGAGATCGTTTCCAATAAACGTTCGGTCTCAGCTGATACCGATTTGCGGTTGTGTCGATTCTTCGGTCTGTCGAACGGTTATTGGTTACGTGCCCAAGTTGCATATGATACGGAAGTCGCTGAACGAACTCTTGGTCCATTGCTTAATAAAATCAAACCGTGGGCTGAATCTGTAGCCCAGCAACGGCATTAA